A single region of the Anaerostipes rhamnosivorans genome encodes:
- a CDS encoding metal-dependent transcriptional regulator, producing MHANESAENYLETILVLSQSRPVVRSVDIATELGFKKSSVSVAMKKLRQNEHITVSPEGYIYLTESGKEIAEMIYERHKLLSSWLITLGVDKDIASADACRIEHVISKESFEAIKKHVK from the coding sequence ATGCATGCAAATGAATCTGCTGAAAATTATTTAGAAACTATATTAGTCCTGAGTCAATCACGTCCTGTAGTCCGTTCCGTGGATATCGCGACAGAGCTTGGATTCAAGAAGTCCAGTGTCAGCGTAGCGATGAAAAAGCTGCGCCAGAATGAACATATCACGGTTTCCCCAGAAGGATATATCTATCTTACGGAGTCCGGCAAAGAGATCGCGGAGATGATCTATGAGCGCCACAAACTTCTCTCATCCTGGCTCATAACACTTGGCGTGGATAAAGATATTGCGTCAGCAGATGCCTGCAGGATCGAACATGTTATCAGCAAAGAAAGCTTTGAAGCTATAAAAAAACACGTAAAATAA
- a CDS encoding FeoA family protein — translation MMPLTMMSEGEANVICKVGGKEETRRFLENLGFVVGGIVTVVSIIGGNVIVNVKDSRVAIGKDMANKIMVN, via the coding sequence ATGATGCCTTTAACTATGATGAGTGAAGGGGAAGCAAATGTCATCTGTAAAGTCGGCGGCAAGGAAGAAACCAGAAGATTTCTGGAGAATCTCGGATTTGTAGTGGGCGGGATCGTCACTGTCGTATCTATCATTGGCGGAAACGTTATTGTGAATGTGAAAGATTCCAGAGTGGCGATCGGAAAAGACATGGCGAATAAGATTATGGTGAACTAA
- a CDS encoding FeoA family protein, translating to MKTLKEVACGNTVKVKKLNGEGPVKRRIMDMGITKGVDVFVRKVAPLGDPIEITVRGYELSVRKADAGMIVVE from the coding sequence ATGAAGACGTTAAAAGAAGTTGCATGCGGAAATACTGTGAAAGTGAAAAAGCTGAATGGAGAAGGTCCAGTTAAGCGCCGTATCATGGACATGGGAATTACAAAAGGCGTAGATGTTTTTGTGAGGAAGGTTGCACCGCTGGGTGATCCTATAGAGATCACAGTGCGCGGATATGAATTATCTGTGAGAAAAGCGGATGCGGGAATGATCGTAGTTGAGTAA
- the feoB gene encoding ferrous iron transport protein B has protein sequence MSIRIALAGNPNSGKTTLFNALTGSNQFVGNWPGVTVEKKEGKLKGYKDVTIMDLPGIYSLSPYTLEEVVARNYLIEERPNAILNIVDGTNIERNLYLSTQLMELGIPVIMAVNMIDVLQKSGDQIHIKQLSEKLGCEVVEISALKGTGIKKAAEKAVALANNKKAAPPVHTFDSRVEEVLDAVELKLGSEIPAEQKRFFAIKMLEKDDKIQEQMKVVPDVSAEIRKIEDIMDDDTESIITNERYTYISSIIEKCFTRNRKDSMTTSDKIDRFVTNRFLALPIFAVVMFVVYYVSVTTIGTWATDWANDGVFGDGWKLFGLSVPGIPSVIEAGLNAVGCAGWLQGLVLDGIVAGVGAVLGFVPQMLVLFLFLAFLESCGYMARVAFIMDRIFRKFGLSGKSFIPMLIGSGCGVPGIMASRTIENDRDRKMTIMTTTFVPCGAKLPIIALIAGALFNGAWWVAPSAYFVGIAAIICSGIILKKTKMFAGEPAPFVMELPAYHMPTVSNVLRSMWERGWSFIKKAGTIILLSTIFVWFTTYFGWIDGQFRMLTDMELDHSILAAIGNGVSWIFAPLGWGNWKSAVAAITGLVAKENVVGTFGILFGFAEVAEDGAEIWGTLAGSMTTAAAYSFLVFNLLCAPCFAAMGAIKREMNNAKWFWFAIGYQTALAYVVSLCVYQIGTLITTGAFGIGTVVAFVLVIGFIYLLVRPYKESKTLNVDINGVTGAK, from the coding sequence ATGTCAATTAGAATTGCGTTAGCTGGTAATCCGAACAGCGGAAAAACAACGCTGTTTAACGCTTTGACGGGATCAAACCAGTTTGTGGGTAACTGGCCTGGTGTTACAGTAGAAAAGAAGGAAGGTAAGCTGAAAGGATACAAGGATGTCACGATCATGGACCTTCCGGGTATCTATTCCCTTTCTCCGTACACTTTAGAAGAAGTGGTTGCCAGAAATTATTTGATCGAGGAACGTCCGAATGCCATTTTAAACATCGTGGACGGAACCAACATCGAGCGGAATCTTTACTTATCAACTCAGCTCATGGAACTTGGAATCCCAGTGATCATGGCGGTCAATATGATAGACGTCCTCCAGAAAAGTGGGGACCAGATCCATATCAAGCAGCTCAGTGAAAAGCTTGGATGTGAAGTTGTAGAGATCTCTGCGCTAAAGGGTACCGGAATCAAAAAGGCGGCAGAAAAAGCGGTAGCACTTGCCAATAACAAAAAGGCGGCTCCTCCGGTACATACATTTGACTCCAGAGTGGAAGAAGTGCTGGATGCGGTGGAACTGAAGCTGGGCAGCGAGATTCCGGCAGAGCAGAAACGTTTCTTTGCCATTAAGATGCTGGAAAAGGACGACAAGATCCAGGAACAGATGAAGGTGGTTCCGGATGTGAGTGCCGAGATCAGGAAAATTGAAGATATCATGGATGACGATACAGAAAGTATCATCACCAATGAGCGTTATACATACATTTCTTCTATTATCGAGAAATGCTTCACAAGAAACAGAAAAGACAGTATGACCACATCTGACAAGATTGACCGTTTTGTTACAAACCGGTTTCTTGCACTGCCGATCTTTGCGGTTGTCATGTTTGTTGTATACTACGTTTCTGTTACGACCATCGGAACATGGGCTACAGACTGGGCAAATGACGGAGTGTTTGGTGACGGATGGAAACTTTTCGGACTCAGCGTGCCAGGAATCCCTTCCGTGATCGAAGCCGGACTGAATGCTGTCGGATGCGCCGGATGGCTTCAGGGATTGGTTCTTGACGGTATTGTTGCCGGTGTAGGTGCAGTCTTGGGATTTGTTCCTCAGATGTTAGTACTGTTTCTTTTCCTTGCGTTCCTTGAGTCCTGCGGATACATGGCCAGGGTAGCGTTTATCATGGACCGTATTTTCCGTAAGTTCGGTCTTTCCGGAAAATCCTTTATCCCGATGCTGATCGGAAGCGGATGCGGTGTGCCGGGTATCATGGCGTCCCGTACCATTGAAAATGACCGTGACCGTAAGATGACGATCATGACAACAACATTTGTTCCGTGTGGTGCGAAACTTCCAATCATTGCATTGATCGCAGGTGCACTGTTTAACGGTGCATGGTGGGTGGCCCCGAGTGCTTACTTCGTAGGTATCGCAGCGATTATCTGTTCTGGAATCATCTTAAAGAAAACAAAAATGTTTGCAGGAGAACCTGCTCCGTTCGTAATGGAACTTCCGGCATACCACATGCCGACTGTGTCTAATGTATTGAGAAGCATGTGGGAGCGTGGATGGTCCTTCATTAAAAAAGCGGGAACGATTATCCTTCTCTCCACCATCTTTGTATGGTTTACAACCTACTTTGGATGGATTGACGGACAGTTCAGAATGCTCACAGATATGGAACTTGACCACAGTATTCTCGCTGCTATCGGAAACGGAGTTTCCTGGATCTTTGCGCCGCTTGGCTGGGGTAACTGGAAGTCAGCGGTAGCTGCGATCACAGGATTGGTGGCAAAAGAAAATGTAGTAGGTACCTTTGGTATCCTGTTTGGCTTTGCGGAAGTGGCAGAAGACGGTGCCGAAATCTGGGGAACTCTCGCAGGAAGTATGACCACTGCGGCAGCATATTCTTTCCTTGTATTCAACCTGCTGTGCGCACCTTGTTTTGCGGCTATGGGAGCGATCAAGAGAGAGATGAACAATGCAAAATGGTTCTGGTTTGCCATTGGATATCAGACAGCTCTCGCATATGTAGTTTCACTTTGTGTATACCAGATCGGAACACTGATCACCACAGGAGCCTTTGGAATCGGTACAGTGGTAGCCTTTGTACTGGTCATCGGATTTATCTATCTCTTAGTGAGGCCGTATAAAGAAAGCAAGACGTTAAACGTAGACATAAATGGAGTGACCGGGGCAAAATAA
- a CDS encoding FeoB-associated Cys-rich membrane protein, whose product MGTLIVGLVVLGIVGLVVRSMVRDKKKGKSIQCGNDCKNCGGHCGH is encoded by the coding sequence ATGGGAACTTTAATCGTAGGTTTGGTTGTTCTTGGCATCGTAGGCCTGGTTGTCAGAAGCATGGTGCGGGATAAGAAAAAAGGAAAGTCAATTCAATGCGGAAACGACTGTAAAAACTGCGGAGGGCATTGCGGACACTAG
- a CDS encoding LysR family transcriptional regulator, with protein sequence MNLEYLRYFLVLVREQHYGRAAEQLSISQPGLSHAISSLESELGVPLFEKRGRNITVSRYGKIFEQDAKRILDTAQQSLHNFHMIQKGGGLLRLSSADSMAVSIVPKYMSEFKQQLSGMSGDFQLTTGLSQEIIEDLKKENCDIGFCAKVKPESSLEFYPIQTQQMVVIVPDGHPLENKDKVTLKETLPYPQIIFAKECGIRTDVSKLFESIGCQPHIAYEIAEDRVMVELAAYGFGIAVMPELPSIHRQGIKAIPLTEPSWENTFYIVRKKKDYYPPLEQKFWNFVISK encoded by the coding sequence ATGAATCTTGAATATTTAAGGTACTTCTTAGTCCTTGTGAGGGAGCAACATTACGGCAGGGCCGCAGAGCAGCTGTCCATCTCCCAGCCTGGACTGAGCCACGCCATCTCTTCTCTGGAATCCGAACTGGGAGTTCCTCTTTTTGAAAAGAGAGGAAGAAACATAACGGTAAGCCGGTATGGAAAAATCTTTGAACAGGATGCAAAGAGAATTCTTGATACTGCACAGCAGAGCCTGCACAACTTCCACATGATCCAGAAAGGCGGAGGTCTGCTGAGACTTTCCAGCGCAGACTCTATGGCTGTCTCCATTGTCCCAAAATATATGTCTGAATTTAAACAGCAGCTGTCCGGGATGTCTGGTGATTTCCAGTTGACCACAGGACTGTCCCAGGAAATTATTGAAGATCTCAAAAAAGAAAACTGTGATATCGGATTCTGTGCCAAAGTAAAGCCAGAGTCTTCCCTGGAGTTTTACCCTATCCAGACCCAGCAGATGGTCGTCATAGTCCCTGACGGCCATCCTCTGGAAAATAAAGATAAGGTCACGCTCAAAGAAACCCTGCCGTATCCCCAGATCATCTTTGCAAAAGAATGCGGAATCCGTACGGATGTGTCAAAGCTTTTTGAATCCATTGGCTGTCAGCCTCACATTGCCTATGAGATCGCAGAAGACCGGGTCATGGTAGAATTAGCTGCCTACGGCTTCGGCATAGCCGTTATGCCAGAGCTTCCGTCCATACACAGACAAGGAATCAAGGCAATTCCATTGACGGAACCTTCCTGGGAAAATACCTTTTATATCGTTAGAAAGAAAAAGGATTATTACCCGCCTCTGGAACAAAAATTCTGGAATTTTGTCATATCAAAATAA
- a CDS encoding DUF6198 family protein, which translates to MNQKLRIPGELGLLFTIIFNSLAVALMTKSDMGIASISSVPYVFSIAFPVLSFGTWNYLFQTLLVLSLMILSRKIQWEYGFSFAVGIAFGRMIDLHSGWLVMLPDSRFMRSLYFITGFFVMCIGICTANNSLMPIIPTDTFPRDLTKLLKKPYNRIKTTFDLTCLTTTLIISLFILNRLEGIGAGTVLCALFAGKTITVIQKWFDRHIKFYCFSYRAKKRMMRPIFSFYRTLR; encoded by the coding sequence ATGAATCAAAAACTAAGAATTCCCGGTGAGCTGGGATTACTTTTTACAATTATATTTAATAGTCTGGCAGTTGCTCTGATGACAAAAAGTGATATGGGGATTGCATCTATATCCTCTGTGCCTTATGTGTTCAGCATTGCCTTTCCGGTACTTTCTTTTGGAACCTGGAATTATCTGTTTCAGACACTTCTGGTTCTCTCACTGATGATCCTGAGCAGAAAAATCCAATGGGAATATGGTTTTTCCTTTGCCGTGGGGATCGCCTTCGGCAGAATGATTGACTTACACAGCGGATGGCTCGTTATGCTTCCGGATTCCAGGTTTATGAGAAGTCTGTATTTTATCACCGGATTTTTTGTGATGTGCATTGGAATCTGTACTGCAAATAACAGTCTGATGCCGATCATCCCTACCGATACATTCCCGAGAGATCTGACCAAGCTGCTGAAAAAACCATACAATAGAATCAAAACAACATTTGATCTCACCTGCCTTACAACAACACTGATCATATCCTTGTTTATTCTGAACAGACTGGAAGGTATCGGGGCAGGCACAGTTTTATGCGCGCTGTTTGCGGGAAAAACCATTACAGTTATACAGAAATGGTTTGACCGGCACATCAAGTTTTACTGTTTCTCTTACAGAGCAAAAAAGAGAATGATGAGACCTATATTTAGTTTTTATAGAACACTGAGATAG
- a CDS encoding Wadjet anti-phage system protein JetA family protein — MRFGYDIPDSFWSLFRSVNRDLYIEALLKISEEYEYNNYFLSREVCIQVLSDWNADKRIWLQREEFESELDVLETPPNRILNWLIKTGWLKKLDDFATLTSNIVIPDYAAVFLEAFEQLVNPQMEDTEIYIQNVYATLFSFQNDKRINLGMLKTALINTKKLNKALQDLLHNMDKFFGRLLKQQFYGDVLSEHLEGYVEEIVKKKYHMLKTNDNFYLYKMDIKRCLQQMREDVVWIEKVRAKARAEGRDEKEDVLETLDAIERGFDDIEHRIANMDKEHSKYVRATVTRLNYMLSGEADMKGLVVSLLKHLETDRAKEERLTKVAEKMNLSRLEVLSEKSLYRRKKRKDFISRLEPDEDMPELTREEVLKLNKIHTRYSKKEIEEFLESHMKDGYMEMKDVEISDNEAFEKLILAYDYCTRKNSRYQVVEREETMLENGKYRYPDLLFVRRKA, encoded by the coding sequence ATGAGATTTGGATACGATATTCCGGATTCTTTTTGGAGCTTATTCCGCTCTGTGAACCGGGATCTTTACATAGAGGCGCTGTTGAAGATCAGCGAAGAATATGAATACAACAACTACTTTTTGAGCAGGGAAGTCTGTATCCAGGTCCTGAGTGACTGGAACGCGGACAAGCGTATCTGGCTTCAACGAGAAGAATTTGAGTCAGAGCTGGATGTGTTGGAGACTCCGCCCAACCGGATTTTAAACTGGCTCATAAAGACCGGATGGCTGAAGAAGCTGGACGATTTTGCCACACTCACATCCAACATCGTGATCCCGGACTATGCGGCTGTTTTTCTGGAGGCTTTTGAACAGCTGGTGAATCCACAGATGGAGGACACCGAGATTTATATCCAGAACGTGTATGCTACCCTATTTTCTTTTCAGAATGATAAAAGGATCAACCTGGGCATGCTGAAAACCGCCCTGATTAATACAAAAAAACTCAACAAAGCACTTCAGGATCTGCTCCATAACATGGATAAGTTTTTTGGACGCCTGTTAAAACAGCAGTTTTACGGGGATGTCCTGTCAGAACATTTGGAAGGATATGTGGAGGAGATTGTCAAGAAAAAGTATCATATGCTGAAAACCAATGACAATTTCTATCTGTATAAAATGGATATCAAGAGATGTCTGCAGCAGATGAGGGAGGACGTAGTTTGGATCGAAAAGGTCCGTGCCAAAGCCAGGGCAGAGGGCCGGGATGAAAAGGAAGATGTGCTGGAAACCCTGGATGCCATAGAGCGCGGTTTTGACGATATAGAGCACAGGATCGCCAATATGGACAAAGAACATTCCAAGTATGTGCGGGCTACGGTGACGAGACTGAACTACATGCTCAGCGGCGAGGCGGATATGAAAGGATTGGTCGTGAGCCTGTTAAAGCATTTGGAAACAGACAGGGCAAAAGAAGAGAGGCTTACAAAGGTGGCGGAAAAAATGAATCTTTCCCGGCTTGAAGTCCTCTCAGAAAAGTCTCTGTACAGAAGGAAAAAAAGAAAAGATTTTATCAGCAGGCTGGAACCGGATGAGGACATGCCGGAGCTTACCAGAGAAGAAGTATTAAAGCTGAATAAGATCCATACCAGATACAGTAAAAAGGAGATTGAAGAATTCCTGGAGAGCCATATGAAGGATGGATATATGGAAATGAAGGATGTGGAGATCAGCGATAATGAGGCTTTTGAAAAGCTGATCCTGGCCTACGACTACTGTACCAGAAAGAACAGCCGCTATCAGGTAGTGGAGAGAGAAGAAACGATGCTGGAAAATGGGAAATACCGTTATCCGGATCTGTTATTTGTGAGGAGAAAGGCATGA